The nucleotide sequence ATTGaatcatttatttgtttgtattAAGCAGTGAAGAGAGCGGAAGGTAATTCCGAATCATCCCACATGTAGATATGCAACATTTATGAATTAGTAGGTAAGTCACACTGCATTGATCGCTTGTACGAACGAGCAAACGCTTATTGAACACACACAGTTCGACGTTTCAGTCGATTCGATGCAAAGTACAAAGAACActgtcaataaataaatattatgcagTAATGTTATTATAGAAACACACAACTCGCAATTTAGATCGATGGAAAGTGCTAAAGGGGAAGGCATCTAAGGGCTAGCTACGCTAATTGCTCTATTTGGCAAGTATAGGAATTATAATGCTACACGTACCGCACGAGTGGACACCATACGCGGTGGTATAGAAGTTTTGCAGTTAAGCTAACTTTTTCATTACTCTTCTCGCTATAAGAGAGCAGAAGACAGGGACTTGCGATTTTATCTGCCAATCGTGTTCGAAGAGAGTGCcatcaattttaatacaagTACCTTTAGGCTAGTAGCCTAAATActgaatacaaaaaaaagtggAAGGTCCTCCGTTTTAGAAGTTATTCCCGTGCAGGGACAACGGCCGGCTGTCTCGTTTCGACTGAGAAGACGACCGGTCGCGCTCGCTCGCCGCTTGATCAACGGCCAATCTCGGATCGGAGTAAAACGACCTCAGCGGCTGGTCGCGCACGTGATCGATGAAGACGCGGGGTCTGACGGGAGGATTCCTGGCCTGCTTCGCCGCCGCCGTGACCTGACGGCACTTGATACGCGCGACCGGGCTGTACTTGGCCGAGTGCGGATAGTACAGCCGGTTTTTCTGATATCGCAGCTTAGCGGCGCTGTCTAACGAGTCGTACTCGTCGTACGCGGGTGACACCGGCCGCTGCAAATGGTCCACCGGGTTCAGGTAGTCGACCGAATAGTCTAGGTTCTGGAAATCGCGGCTGGACGAGCGACTGCTGTTACTACGGACGGTGTCGCTCTTGGGACCGACGGCGTTGATCGCCTTTACACGCGCGGAGcaaccgccgccgccgccgcccaGCAGCTTCTCGCCGCCGCGCTTTGGAAAACTCGACTCGCGATAGGCAGATTGGTGGGAGCTAGCTGTGCCGGTCGGGTAATTGTTCTGAGCGGAATTTTTGAGGGAGTAGGCGGGTGGTGGAAGAGCCGAGTAGCTAACGTACATAGGATGCAACGGCGTGTGGCCTGCCAACCCGAAGTCATCACCTCCGACAAAGTCAACTGAAATATCATTCAAGAATCCATCGCATTAGATGAGGTCCGCTGACGACGAGCCGAGGATAAGCGGTGCGTTTTAACGAATCGATCGACGAAGTGAATACGCGACAAATGTAACGCCGAAGATATCGTTATGTTGCCAAATTGTTCTTCCCATAAAGTGTTTACGAAGAAAAAGTGTCCTATCTCAAAAATTCTTGATTGTAACATTTCGTGCCTATTACATGGCATAGTCTGCTTAATTTTGTTACGCCTTTGCAATCGTATTTGTAACATTCTTGACTGAAGAAAGTGAAAATCATACCGTATACTGTTAAGACACAACACCATTCCGTTCATGCGAAGGTAAAGAAACGCTATTTGAGCAGTATCGTGTAatgataacaataataataacaacagaTACGAATTACAAACCTCAAGATGCAAAAAGTTTTACGTCGCTACATATTGAAAACTGAATTTATACGCTATAACTTCATGATTATactat is from Temnothorax longispinosus isolate EJ_2023e chromosome 10, Tlon_JGU_v1, whole genome shotgun sequence and encodes:
- the Nkain gene encoding uncharacterized protein Nkain isoform X2; protein product: MGICSRRHFLLTICSLQLITTIERQVFDFLGFMWAPILVNFFNIIFVILGFFGAFQYRPKYIISYCIWNTLWLGWNIFIICFYLNVGILDKDSDVLNLGTGSFSWWYVNGPGCKAVYDVTEPELFRPARPTNVTDCVLDYEVIEILHATTQCILGFMAIVGGICLSKVFLEEDDSFDFVGGDDFGLAGHTPLHPMYVSYSALPPPAYSLKNSAQNNYPTGTASSHQSAYRESSFPKRGGEKLLGGGGGGCSARVKAINAVGPKSDTVRSNSSRSSSRDFQNLDYSVDYLNPVDHLQRPVSPAYDEYDSLDSAAKLRYQKNRLYYPHSAKYSPVARIKCRQVTAAAKQARNPPVRPRVFIDHVRDQPLRSFYSDPRLAVDQAASERDRSSSQSKRDSRPLSLHGNNF